In one window of Rathayibacter caricis DSM 15933 DNA:
- a CDS encoding DHA2 family efflux MFS transporter permease subunit, translating into MTAAAPASPEEERRRRAVLVVAIFASFVAFLDGTVVNVALPAITDELGGGLAVQQWVVDGYLITLGALILVAGSLADRIGRARSMMIGLVGFGVTSLLCAVAPTAEVLIVARMLQGAAGAILVPSSLALIIATVRGAAQATTIGAWTAWTGTATIAGPVLGGLLVDAGSWRYVFALNVLPILVTIVLLRRLGHVDTGSRVPIDGVGAVLGIVGLGGPVFALIEQERLGATDPLVLGALVVGLAALVGFVVWERRAPHPMLPLSLFASRNFTVGNVATAFVYGALSFGFFALGLFLQQSLGFSATLAGLATLPPTILLLLFSQVSGSLSARFGPRLFMGLGPLVAGGGFLLMVGVREPADYLTQLLPGILLFGLGLAVTVAPLTSTILGAVASEHSGVGSAVNNAVSRIAGLVAIAATTLVVGDTLDDGGFSRAALATAVLLILGGLVSLLGIRNPAREPASATPGPSKN; encoded by the coding sequence GTGACCGCCGCCGCACCCGCCTCGCCCGAGGAGGAGCGCCGCCGCCGGGCCGTCCTCGTCGTCGCGATCTTCGCCTCCTTCGTCGCCTTCCTCGACGGCACCGTGGTCAACGTCGCCCTGCCCGCGATCACCGACGAGCTCGGCGGCGGGCTGGCCGTCCAGCAGTGGGTGGTCGACGGCTACCTGATCACCCTCGGCGCGCTGATCCTGGTCGCGGGGTCGCTCGCGGACCGCATCGGCCGGGCCCGCAGCATGATGATCGGCCTGGTCGGCTTCGGAGTCACGTCGCTGCTCTGCGCCGTCGCCCCGACCGCGGAGGTGCTGATCGTCGCGCGGATGCTGCAGGGCGCGGCCGGCGCGATCCTCGTGCCGAGCTCGCTGGCCCTGATCATCGCCACGGTGCGCGGTGCCGCGCAGGCGACGACGATCGGCGCGTGGACCGCGTGGACCGGCACCGCCACGATCGCGGGCCCGGTGCTCGGCGGACTGCTCGTGGACGCGGGCTCCTGGCGCTACGTCTTCGCCCTCAACGTGCTCCCGATCCTCGTGACGATCGTGCTCCTGCGCCGCCTCGGGCACGTCGACACCGGCAGCAGGGTGCCGATCGACGGGGTGGGCGCGGTCCTCGGGATCGTCGGGCTCGGCGGTCCGGTCTTCGCGCTGATCGAGCAGGAGCGGCTCGGCGCCACGGATCCGCTCGTGCTGGGAGCGCTCGTCGTCGGGCTCGCGGCGCTCGTGGGGTTCGTCGTCTGGGAGCGGCGGGCACCGCATCCGATGCTGCCCCTCTCGCTGTTCGCCTCGCGCAACTTCACCGTCGGCAACGTCGCGACCGCGTTCGTCTACGGCGCGCTCTCGTTCGGATTCTTCGCCCTCGGGCTGTTCCTCCAGCAGAGCCTCGGCTTCTCGGCCACGCTCGCCGGACTCGCCACCCTGCCGCCGACGATCCTGCTGCTGCTCTTCTCGCAGGTGTCCGGATCGCTGTCGGCCCGCTTCGGACCTCGACTGTTCATGGGGCTCGGGCCGCTCGTCGCCGGCGGCGGGTTCCTCCTGATGGTCGGGGTCCGCGAGCCGGCGGACTACCTCACCCAGCTGCTGCCGGGGATCCTGCTGTTCGGTCTCGGGCTCGCGGTCACGGTCGCTCCGCTGACGTCGACGATCCTGGGCGCGGTGGCGAGCGAGCACAGCGGAGTCGGCTCCGCCGTGAACAACGCGGTCTCGCGGATCGCGGGGCTGGTCGCGATCGCAGCGACCACCCTGGTGGTCGGCGACACGCTCGACGACGGCGGCTTCTCGCGCGCGGCGCTGGCGACAGCGGTCCTGCTGATCCTCGGCGGACTGGTCTCGCTGCTGGGGATCCGGAACCCGGCGCGCGAGCCCGCATCCGCCACGCCCGGGCCGTCGAAAAATTAG
- a CDS encoding App1 family protein has product MPLTPASKPMSAGAAEVMHRAARLEDAIHRFRMRRVKRRGYVARVIPYTGYGSTGQLRVLARVLYTRPTPPGSEEVRPVEGVRGWRSFTSVFVSGAVVSVEVDGQRHDIVADRGGVVDSDIPITLEPGWHTITFTTADAKPVEAPVFIVRPEARIGVVSDIDDTVMVTALPRPFIAAWNTFVLNEHARMPTPGMAVFLDRFSRQNDGSPVIYLSTGAWNVAPALTRFLSRHLYPAGALLLTDWGPTHDRWFRSGKQHKEQNLRRLAAEFPDVQWLLVGDDGQHDEEIYSDFASEHPDKVAAIAIRQLSTGEAVLAGGRSKAADRSETSGTHWVYAPDGAGIAEQLTELGLL; this is encoded by the coding sequence ATGCCGCTGACGCCTGCAAGCAAGCCCATGAGCGCGGGAGCGGCCGAGGTCATGCACCGCGCCGCACGCCTCGAGGACGCGATCCACCGCTTCCGGATGCGCCGCGTGAAGCGTCGCGGCTACGTCGCCCGCGTGATCCCCTACACCGGTTACGGCTCGACCGGGCAGCTCCGCGTGCTCGCCCGTGTCCTCTACACGCGGCCGACCCCTCCCGGATCCGAGGAGGTGCGGCCGGTCGAGGGCGTGCGCGGCTGGCGGAGCTTCACGAGCGTCTTCGTGAGCGGAGCCGTCGTGTCCGTCGAGGTCGACGGGCAGCGGCACGACATCGTGGCCGACCGCGGCGGCGTGGTCGACTCCGACATCCCGATCACGCTCGAGCCCGGCTGGCACACCATCACCTTCACCACGGCCGACGCGAAGCCGGTCGAGGCCCCCGTGTTCATCGTGCGGCCGGAGGCGCGGATCGGCGTCGTCTCGGACATCGACGACACGGTCATGGTCACCGCGCTCCCCCGCCCCTTCATCGCCGCGTGGAACACCTTCGTGCTGAACGAGCACGCGCGGATGCCCACGCCGGGCATGGCGGTCTTCCTCGACCGCTTCTCGCGGCAGAACGACGGCTCGCCCGTCATCTACCTCTCCACGGGGGCCTGGAACGTCGCTCCGGCGCTCACTCGCTTCCTCTCGCGCCACCTCTACCCCGCCGGCGCGCTGCTGCTGACCGACTGGGGGCCGACGCACGACCGCTGGTTCCGCAGCGGCAAGCAGCACAAGGAGCAGAACCTCCGCCGCCTGGCCGCCGAGTTCCCGGACGTGCAGTGGCTGCTGGTCGGCGACGACGGCCAGCACGACGAGGAGATCTACTCGGACTTCGCGAGCGAGCACCCCGACAAGGTCGCGGCGATCGCGATCCGGCAGCTGTCGACGGGTGAGGCCGTGCTGGCCGGTGGCCGCTCGAAGGCGGCCGACCGCTCCGAGACCAGCGGCACCCACTGGGTCTACGCGCCGGACGGCGCCGGGATCGCCGAGCAGCTGACGGAGCTCGGACTGCTCTGA
- a CDS encoding transglycosylase domain-containing protein, which translates to MSAQGTARGGVLARVLGIVGASVAGGLLITVGVTPALAVTGLASNNPIGLFETVPEYLELGQLAQKTEIYAKNADGTDGLLASFYAQNREEVAFDQVAQSVKDAALATEDPRFYEHGGVDLQGTIRAVVSNVIGGDLQGGSSITQQYVKNVLIQQAEALSDPAASQAAYDEATATTPARKLKEMKLAVDLEKKYSKDDILLGYLNIAGFGGQVYGIQAAAEYYFSTTASALTLAQSASLIATVNNPNGLRIDVPENIPANKERRDYVLGRMLEEGKISQADHDAAVAEEVVPAIKETPTGCQTAGNAAFFCDYVSRVIQNDPAFGADEATRLANFQRGGYKIYTTLDRDLQDVATAATNEWVPKTPIDEVNIGSSTVSMEVGTGRILAMVQNKDYDAAGSVNGENFSAINFNTDTAYGGSNGFQVGSTYKVFTLAQWIANGHTIYETVNGRERTFEEFPASCAPDGEWYGEFPVSNDDDETGVFSVLQGTMRSINTVYVAMAQQLDLCAIRDQAAAFGVKTASGAQLQYLPSAILGSADQIAPLSMATAFAGFANNGAACTAIAIDTITDAAGAPVQAPVSTCTQALSPELTAVANDALQDVVTGGTAAASDPDDGIEHIGKTGTTDDAIHTWMDGASTRVATVVWVGNITGDASMRQVRVRSTETGNRAYASNLRHYIWNAVMTRADEKYGGDDFADPSSALLNGRQVTIPNVTGRSVDSATEVLEDLGFDVEEGATVDSAAPAGTVAGTDPASGTAIARYSSITLLISNGSQVPAPAPETQQPTPTATATAPAATETPVPEPTATATAVPTATTTPDVDG; encoded by the coding sequence ATGTCTGCGCAAGGAACCGCCCGCGGCGGCGTGCTCGCCCGCGTCCTCGGGATCGTCGGGGCGAGCGTCGCCGGTGGTCTGCTGATCACGGTCGGCGTCACCCCCGCTCTCGCCGTCACCGGTCTCGCCTCGAACAATCCGATCGGCCTGTTCGAGACGGTGCCCGAGTACCTCGAGCTGGGGCAGCTCGCCCAGAAGACCGAGATCTACGCGAAGAACGCCGACGGCACCGACGGGCTCCTCGCCTCCTTCTACGCGCAGAACCGCGAGGAGGTGGCCTTCGACCAGGTCGCCCAGTCCGTCAAGGACGCCGCCCTCGCGACCGAGGACCCGCGGTTCTACGAGCACGGCGGAGTGGACCTGCAGGGCACCATCCGCGCCGTGGTGAGCAACGTGATCGGCGGTGACCTGCAGGGCGGCTCGTCGATCACGCAGCAGTACGTCAAGAACGTGCTCATCCAGCAGGCCGAGGCGCTGAGCGACCCGGCGGCCTCGCAGGCGGCGTACGACGAGGCCACCGCCACCACTCCGGCGCGCAAGCTCAAGGAGATGAAGCTCGCCGTCGACCTCGAGAAGAAGTACAGCAAGGACGACATCCTGCTGGGCTACCTCAACATCGCCGGATTCGGCGGTCAGGTGTACGGCATCCAGGCCGCGGCCGAGTACTACTTCTCGACCACCGCCTCCGCTCTCACGCTCGCGCAGTCCGCGAGCCTCATCGCCACGGTCAACAACCCCAACGGGCTCCGCATCGACGTGCCCGAGAACATCCCCGCGAACAAGGAGCGCCGCGACTACGTGCTGGGCCGCATGCTCGAGGAGGGGAAGATCTCGCAGGCCGACCACGACGCCGCGGTCGCGGAGGAGGTCGTGCCCGCGATCAAGGAGACGCCCACCGGCTGCCAGACCGCGGGCAACGCCGCCTTCTTCTGCGACTACGTCTCGCGGGTCATCCAGAACGATCCGGCGTTCGGCGCCGACGAGGCGACGCGCCTGGCGAACTTCCAGCGCGGCGGCTACAAGATCTACACGACCCTCGACCGCGATCTTCAGGACGTCGCCACCGCCGCCACGAACGAGTGGGTGCCGAAGACCCCGATCGACGAGGTGAACATCGGCAGCTCGACGGTCTCGATGGAGGTCGGCACGGGCCGGATCCTCGCGATGGTGCAGAACAAGGACTACGACGCGGCCGGTTCGGTGAATGGCGAGAACTTCTCGGCGATCAACTTCAACACCGATACGGCGTACGGCGGCTCGAACGGGTTCCAGGTCGGATCGACCTACAAGGTCTTCACGCTCGCGCAGTGGATCGCGAACGGTCACACCATCTACGAGACGGTGAACGGCCGCGAGCGGACCTTCGAGGAGTTCCCCGCGTCGTGCGCTCCCGACGGAGAGTGGTACGGCGAGTTCCCGGTGAGCAACGACGACGACGAGACCGGCGTCTTCAGCGTGCTACAGGGCACCATGCGCTCCATCAACACCGTCTACGTGGCGATGGCCCAGCAGCTGGACCTGTGCGCGATCCGCGACCAGGCGGCCGCCTTCGGCGTGAAGACGGCGTCCGGTGCGCAGCTGCAGTACCTCCCGTCGGCCATCCTCGGCTCGGCCGACCAGATCGCCCCGCTCTCGATGGCGACCGCCTTCGCCGGCTTCGCCAACAACGGCGCCGCCTGCACCGCGATCGCGATCGACACCATCACCGATGCGGCGGGCGCGCCCGTGCAGGCGCCCGTGTCGACCTGCACGCAGGCCCTCTCCCCCGAGCTCACCGCGGTGGCGAACGACGCGCTGCAGGACGTGGTGACCGGCGGCACCGCCGCCGCGTCCGATCCCGACGACGGCATCGAGCACATCGGCAAGACCGGCACGACCGACGACGCGATCCACACCTGGATGGACGGCGCGTCGACGAGGGTCGCCACGGTGGTCTGGGTCGGCAACATCACCGGCGACGCCTCCATGCGCCAGGTGCGCGTGCGCAGCACCGAGACAGGGAACCGCGCCTACGCCTCGAACCTCCGCCACTACATCTGGAACGCGGTGATGACCCGGGCCGACGAGAAGTACGGCGGCGACGACTTCGCCGACCCGAGCTCGGCCCTGCTGAACGGCCGCCAGGTGACCATCCCAAACGTGACCGGCCGATCGGTCGACTCCGCGACGGAGGTCCTCGAGGACCTCGGCTTCGACGTGGAGGAGGGCGCCACCGTCGACTCGGCCGCTCCCGCCGGCACGGTCGCCGGAACGGACCCCGCCTCGGGTACCGCCATCGCGCGC
- a CDS encoding YceI family protein has protein sequence MTDTLSIPGYKAGSWVIDPTHSEVAFSVRHLMISKVKGKFERFTATFTTGENPLDSTVEATAEVASINTNEPNRDGHLRTGDFFEAETYPEIHFASTGVRANGDDFLVDGNLTIKGVTKPVTFEVEFGGFGTDPYGNYKAGLTAKTTIDRTDFGLTYNAALETGGVLIGEKVTITLDLQAAHQA, from the coding sequence ATGACCGACACGCTTTCCATCCCCGGTTACAAGGCCGGCTCCTGGGTCATCGACCCCACGCACAGCGAGGTCGCCTTCAGCGTCCGCCACCTCATGATCAGCAAGGTCAAGGGCAAGTTCGAGCGCTTCACCGCGACGTTCACGACCGGTGAGAACCCGCTCGACTCGACCGTCGAGGCCACCGCCGAGGTCGCCTCCATCAACACCAACGAGCCCAACCGCGACGGACACCTCCGCACCGGCGACTTCTTCGAGGCCGAGACCTACCCCGAGATCCACTTCGCCTCGACCGGCGTGCGCGCGAACGGCGACGACTTCCTCGTCGACGGGAACCTCACCATCAAGGGCGTCACCAAGCCGGTCACCTTCGAGGTCGAGTTCGGCGGCTTCGGCACCGACCCCTACGGCAACTACAAGGCCGGTCTGACCGCGAAGACCACCATCGACCGCACCGACTTCGGCCTCACCTACAACGCCGCGCTCGAGACCGGCGGCGTCCTCATCGGCGAGAAGGTCACCATCACCCTCGACCTGCAGGCCGCGCACCAGGCGTAG
- a CDS encoding SOS response-associated peptidase: MCGRFVLSQTTADLVALFDIDDVGEDLPSPSWNIAPTQRISVVAESMKGVEEGSPPRRRLAGARWGLVPRSAADPSAGAPLFNARIESVAEKPAFRESYAARRAIVPASGWYEWRVGADGAKTPVFVSPGGDSVVLFAGVYEWWRAAAPGSPWLLSATILTRPSAGALIDVHERMPVLLQPELIEDWLDPLAEPDGSLLRAAADGAAELAEELGIAEVGPAVGTVSNNGPELIRPL, translated from the coding sequence ATGTGCGGACGCTTCGTCCTCTCGCAGACCACGGCCGACCTCGTCGCGCTCTTCGACATCGACGATGTGGGCGAGGACCTGCCCAGCCCGTCGTGGAACATCGCGCCCACGCAGCGGATTTCGGTGGTCGCCGAGTCGATGAAGGGCGTCGAGGAGGGCAGCCCGCCGAGGCGGCGCCTGGCCGGAGCCCGCTGGGGCCTGGTGCCCCGCTCCGCGGCCGATCCGTCGGCCGGGGCGCCGCTGTTCAACGCGCGGATCGAGTCGGTCGCCGAGAAGCCGGCCTTCCGCGAGTCCTACGCCGCCCGCCGGGCGATCGTTCCCGCCTCCGGCTGGTACGAGTGGCGCGTCGGCGCCGACGGCGCGAAGACCCCGGTCTTCGTCTCTCCCGGTGGCGACTCCGTGGTGCTCTTCGCGGGCGTGTACGAGTGGTGGCGCGCGGCGGCACCCGGCTCGCCGTGGCTGCTGTCGGCCACGATCCTCACTCGCCCCTCGGCAGGTGCCCTCATCGACGTGCACGAGCGGATGCCGGTGCTGCTGCAGCCGGAGCTCATCGAGGACTGGCTCGACCCGCTGGCGGAGCCCGACGGCTCGCTGCTGCGCGCGGCCGCCGACGGCGCGGCGGAGCTGGCCGAGGAGCTCGGGATCGCGGAGGTCGGCCCGGCGGTCGGCACCGTGTCGAACAACGGCCCCGAGCTCATCCGGCCCCTCTGA
- a CDS encoding TetR/AcrR family transcriptional regulator, with amino-acid sequence MDRPFGESPQVRNEPVQVRSAARLASLLDAAAAVVDEVGFDRLTTAMVAERAGAAIGTVYRYFPDRIAVLQALRERALERFRKKVITEIRDTHPDNWWGAVDCAVDAFCDMHRTEAGFRSIRFVDTIHAPEVAGEAFEAGFFARRFAEILASEYGLPGGAQLSFRLEVTVEVADALLTRAFLIDPNGDQRFIDESRALLRNYLSMHYGPVEG; translated from the coding sequence GTGGATCGACCCTTCGGCGAATCCCCTCAGGTCCGGAACGAGCCCGTCCAGGTCCGCAGCGCCGCGCGCCTCGCCTCGCTCCTCGACGCCGCCGCCGCGGTCGTCGACGAGGTCGGCTTCGACCGGCTGACGACCGCCATGGTCGCCGAGCGCGCCGGTGCTGCGATCGGCACCGTCTACCGCTACTTCCCCGACCGCATCGCGGTGCTGCAGGCCCTGCGCGAGCGGGCGCTCGAGCGCTTCCGCAAGAAGGTCATCACCGAGATCCGGGACACGCACCCCGACAACTGGTGGGGCGCCGTCGACTGCGCGGTCGATGCCTTCTGCGACATGCACCGCACCGAGGCGGGCTTCCGCTCGATCCGGTTCGTCGACACCATCCACGCTCCCGAGGTGGCGGGCGAGGCGTTCGAGGCCGGGTTCTTCGCCCGCCGGTTCGCCGAGATCCTCGCCTCCGAGTACGGACTGCCGGGAGGCGCCCAGCTCTCGTTCCGCCTCGAGGTCACGGTCGAGGTGGCCGACGCCCTGCTCACCCGGGCGTTCCTGATCGACCCGAACGGCGACCAGCGCTTCATCGACGAAAGCCGCGCGCTGCTGCGCAACTACCTGTCGATGCACTACGGGCCCGTCGAGGGCTGA